In Malassezia japonica chromosome 2, complete sequence, one DNA window encodes the following:
- the DIM1 gene encoding 18S rRNA (adenine(1779)-N(6)/adenine(1780)-N(6))-dimethyltransferase (COG:A; BUSCO:EOG09263720; EggNog:ENOG503NU08), producing the protein MPRAVSNKVTSAQTQAANAAPRAAHSQQNTSATTKNPIFNTEKFGQHILKNPLVAQGIVDKAALKPTDTVLEVGPGTGNLTVRILEKAKKVTVVEMDPRMAAELTKRVQGKPEQRKLEIILGDVCKTELPYFDVVISNTPYQISSPLVFKLLSHRPLFRCAILMFQREFALRLVARPGSPLWGRLSANVQLYAKVDHIMKVARGSFRPPPQVDSSVVRIVPLNPPPAIRFEEFDGLTRIVFSRRNKQLRACFFGARGVLEMLEANWKTWCAEHNHVPDPNESFASKVDGVLQRLDMAECRAAKLDVDDLLALLSAFHEEGIHF; encoded by the exons ATGCCGCGAGCGGTTTCGAACAAGGTCACCTCGGCGCAGACGCAGGCGGCgaacgccgcgccgcgcgcggcacactCGCAACAGAATACGAGCGCCACGACGAAAAATCCCATCTTTAACACGGAAAAATTCGGCCAACATATCCTCAAGAACCCGCTCGTGGCCCAGGGCATCGTCGACAAGGCCGCCCTCAAACCGACCGACACGGTGCTGGAAGTCGGTCCTGGTACGGGTAATCTGACGGTACGCATTCTGGAAAAAGCGAAAAAGGTCACGGTCGTCGAAATGGATCCGCGCATGGCTGCCGAGCTCACCAAGCGTGTGCAGGGAAA GCCCGAACAGCGCAAACTGGAAATTatcctcggcgacgtctGCAAGACGGAACTACCCTACTTTGACGTGGTCATCTCCAACACGCCTTACCAGATTTCCTCGCCGCTCGTGTTCAAGCTCCTGTCGCACCGGCCGCTGTTTCGCTGTGCGATTCTCATGTTCCAGCGCGAgtttgcgctgcgcctcgtcgcgcgcccgGGCTCGCCGCTGTGGGGGCGCCTGAGCGCTAACGTCCAGCTGTACGCCAAGGTCGACCATATCATGAAAGTCGCACGCGGCTCCTTccgtccgccgccgcaagtCGACAGCTCGGTGGTGCGCATCGTGCCGCTGAATCCCCCGCCGGCGATCCGCTTTGAAGAGTTTGATGGCCTGACGCGCATCGTCTTTTCGCGGCGGAAcaagcagctgcgtgcgtgtttctttggcgcgcgcggcgtcctcgagatgctcgaggcgaaCTGGAAGACGTGGTGCGCCGAACACAACCACGTCCCGGACCCGAACGAGTCGTTTGCGTCCAaggtcgacggcgtgctgcagcgcctcgacatggccgagtgccgcgcggcgaaGCTCGACGTAGacgacctgctcgcgctcctctcgGCGTTCCACGAAGAGGGGATCCATTTCTAA